One genomic region from Anabaena sp. PCC 7108 encodes:
- the murA gene encoding UDP-N-acetylglucosamine 1-carboxyvinyltransferase, protein MNSSSSLPDAKSSPEADSSVLQIWGGHPLQGHVRISGAKNSALVIMAGALLCSGDCRIRNVPLLADVERMGQVLSALGLRLTRQDDILDVNASQISTSKAPYELVTQLRASFFAIGPLLARLGVAQMPLPGGCAIGARPVDLHVRGLQAMGAEVQIEHGICNAYVPGSNGRLKGARIYLDTPSVGATETLMMAATLADGETILENAAREPEVADLANFCNSMGAKIQGAGTSTITINGVEKLHSTDFSIIPDRIETGTFLLAGAITRSEFTLSPVVPDHLIPVIAKLQKIGVPIIEEGSDCLRILPADKLRATDIDTLPHPGFPTDMQAPFMALLTLAEGDSIINESVFENRLRHASELNRLGADIRVKGNTAFVRGVSMLSGAPVIGTDLRASAALVIAGLAAEGQTTIQGLNHLDRGYDRLDMKLQQLGAKITRVNEASADAELHTNNSNPPASVSI, encoded by the coding sequence ATTAATTCTTCTAGCAGCTTACCAGATGCCAAGTCTTCACCTGAAGCAGACTCCTCAGTCTTGCAAATTTGGGGTGGGCATCCTTTGCAAGGTCATGTAAGAATTAGCGGGGCAAAAAATTCAGCACTGGTAATCATGGCTGGAGCTTTGCTTTGCTCAGGAGATTGTCGTATTCGCAATGTCCCGTTATTAGCGGACGTAGAGCGCATGGGGCAAGTTTTATCAGCTTTGGGATTGCGCTTAACCAGACAAGACGACATTTTAGATGTCAATGCTAGTCAAATCAGCACATCCAAAGCGCCTTATGAACTAGTTACTCAACTACGAGCCAGCTTTTTTGCCATCGGACCACTGTTAGCGCGATTGGGAGTAGCACAAATGCCTTTACCAGGGGGTTGTGCCATTGGTGCTAGACCAGTTGATTTGCACGTCAGGGGACTGCAAGCAATGGGAGCAGAGGTGCAAATTGAACATGGTATTTGTAATGCCTATGTTCCAGGTAGTAATGGTAGATTGAAAGGAGCGAGAATCTACTTAGATACTCCCAGTGTTGGTGCAACTGAAACCCTGATGATGGCAGCTACCTTAGCTGATGGTGAAACTATCCTAGAAAATGCAGCCAGAGAACCAGAAGTAGCAGATTTGGCGAATTTCTGTAACTCAATGGGAGCGAAGATTCAAGGAGCAGGAACGAGTACAATTACCATCAACGGTGTTGAGAAATTACATTCTACCGACTTCAGCATTATTCCTGATCGGATTGAGACAGGAACTTTTTTACTCGCTGGAGCCATCACTCGTTCAGAATTTACTCTTTCCCCAGTAGTTCCCGACCATTTAATCCCAGTGATTGCCAAGTTACAAAAAATTGGCGTACCTATCATTGAGGAAGGGTCAGACTGTTTAAGGATTTTGCCAGCAGACAAACTCAGAGCAACAGATATTGATACTTTACCCCATCCGGGTTTTCCCACAGATATGCAAGCGCCTTTTATGGCGTTGCTGACTTTGGCAGAAGGTGACAGCATCATTAACGAATCTGTATTTGAAAATCGTCTGCGTCACGCTTCCGAATTAAACCGCTTGGGTGCAGATATTCGCGTTAAAGGTAATACTGCCTTTGTTCGTGGTGTATCAATGTTGTCAGGCGCACCAGTCATAGGAACAGATTTACGGGCATCTGCAGCTTTAGTTATAGCTGGATTAGCAGCAGAAGGACAAACCACAATTCAAGGATTAAATCACTTAGATCGTGGTTATGATCGTCTGGATATGAAGTTGCAGCAGCTAGGAGCAAAGATTACCCGTGTAAATGAAGCCTCAGCAGATGCAGAATTACATACAAACAACAGCAATCCCCCAGCTTCAGTTTCTATCTAG
- a CDS encoding thermonuclease family protein — protein sequence MNQSIKQVIFCLVTSIISFSIMGCDRLFPPTGDLVERVSDGDTLVLKDSDGKKFTVRFACVDSPEIPHSKKEKNSKFTKDINQFAWGIKAQTRVEELVQQGGNRVKLSITDSDRYGRKVAEVRLKDGTFVQQVLLQEGLAKVYRPYLNKCPSKDIVQQAEVQAQQQKMGIWSDQKFVDPWNYRKANK from the coding sequence ATGAATCAATCGATTAAACAAGTTATCTTTTGCTTAGTTACGTCTATTATCAGCTTTAGTATTATGGGTTGTGATAGGCTATTTCCTCCGACTGGTGATCTTGTTGAGAGGGTGAGCGATGGTGATACATTGGTGTTGAAAGACTCTGATGGCAAGAAATTCACAGTGCGCTTTGCTTGTGTTGATTCCCCAGAAATACCTCATTCTAAAAAAGAAAAAAACAGTAAATTTACTAAAGATATAAATCAATTTGCCTGGGGTATCAAAGCACAAACACGGGTAGAGGAACTTGTGCAGCAAGGGGGTAATCGTGTCAAGTTGAGTATAACGGACAGCGATCGCTATGGTAGAAAAGTTGCAGAAGTGCGTTTAAAAGATGGTACTTTTGTCCAACAAGTTTTGTTACAAGAAGGATTAGCTAAGGTATATCGTCCTTATTTAAACAAATGTCCCAGTAAAGATATCGTTCAGCAAGCCGAAGTGCAAGCGCAACAGCAAAAAATGGGGATTTGGAGCGATCAGAAATTTGTTGATCCTTGGAATTATAGAAAAGCAAATAAGTAA
- a CDS encoding AAA family ATPase, with protein sequence MLQRLYVHNFRCLENFELTIKAMPSALLIGKNGSGKSTIATALEVLQSIGRGINRVGQLVHSQDFTRGRSDVPIRFEIEVSCCAAKSNKQHYLYF encoded by the coding sequence ATGCTCCAAAGACTATATGTACACAACTTCAGATGCCTAGAAAACTTTGAACTAACCATAAAGGCGATGCCATCTGCTCTCTTGATTGGAAAAAACGGTTCAGGTAAATCAACTATTGCTACTGCATTAGAGGTACTTCAATCTATTGGTAGAGGTATAAATAGAGTTGGGCAACTTGTTCATTCTCAAGATTTCACTCGTGGCAGGTCTGATGTTCCAATTCGATTTGAAATAGAAGTAAGCTGTTGTGCAGCTAAATCGAATAAACAGCATTACCTTTATTTTTAA
- a CDS encoding M48 family metallopeptidase, with the protein MSLLQTPLIGLKADSFRHPLDLEATNTLKQIPGLDMMVRNLLGPMAEQVFYVENIASSILVGKQQLPDLHKLLLDACNILDIEPPQLYVRQHPAPNAYTFAMRGKQPFVVLHTSLIDILTPEEIQAVIAHELGHLKCDHSVYLTPVNLLILAAAIVPNVGAVLAQAIQSQLLEWVRCAEFTCDRAALLATQDPKVVMSVLMKLAGGSPTLAPKLNLDAFVAQARAYDDISKTELGEMVKEARTAQLSHPVPVLRAREIDRWSSTLEYQKLLQNHGFKDKVETAPKGGWRNW; encoded by the coding sequence ATGTCTTTACTTCAAACCCCACTAATTGGTTTAAAAGCTGACTCATTCCGTCATCCTCTAGACTTGGAAGCTACCAACACTCTTAAGCAAATTCCTGGCTTAGATATGATGGTGCGGAATTTGTTGGGACCAATGGCTGAACAGGTTTTTTATGTAGAAAATATTGCTTCGAGTATTTTGGTGGGTAAACAACAACTGCCCGATTTACACAAATTATTATTAGATGCTTGTAATATCTTAGATATCGAACCGCCCCAGTTGTATGTCCGTCAACATCCGGCTCCCAATGCTTACACATTTGCTATGCGGGGTAAGCAGCCTTTTGTGGTGCTGCATACTTCCTTAATTGATATTCTCACACCAGAGGAAATACAAGCTGTAATTGCCCATGAGTTGGGACATCTCAAATGTGATCACAGCGTTTATTTAACACCTGTGAATTTATTAATATTAGCCGCAGCTATTGTGCCTAATGTTGGTGCTGTTTTGGCTCAAGCGATACAGTCACAATTATTAGAATGGGTACGTTGTGCTGAGTTTACCTGCGATCGCGCCGCTTTGTTAGCTACCCAAGACCCCAAAGTTGTCATGTCAGTGTTAATGAAGCTTGCTGGCGGTTCTCCCACCTTAGCACCGAAGCTAAATCTTGATGCCTTTGTTGCCCAAGCTCGTGCTTATGATGACATTAGTAAAACCGAACTTGGTGAAATGGTCAAAGAAGCCCGCACCGCCCAATTAAGCCACCCTGTACCAGTATTGAGAGCTAGGGAAATTGACCGTTGGAGTAGTACTTTAGAGTACCAGAAGTTACTGCAAAATCACGGTTTTAAGGACAAGGTTGAAACTGCACCAAAGGGCGGATGGCGTAATTGGTAA
- the gatB gene encoding Asp-tRNA(Asn)/Glu-tRNA(Gln) amidotransferase subunit GatB, producing MTTATPVKTEYEAIIGLETHCQLSTNTKIFSNSSTAFGADPNTNIDPVCMGLPGVLPVLNAKVLEYAVKTGLALNCQIARYSKFDRKQYFYPDLPKNYQISQYDLPIAEHGWIEIELVDDAGNPTRKRIGITRLHMEEDAGKLVHAGSDRLSGSSYSLVDYNRAGVPLVEIVSEPDLRSGQEAAEYAQELRRIVRYLGVSDGNMQEGSLRCDVNISVRPVGRKEFGTKVEIKNMNSFSAIQKAIDYEIERQIAANESGEKIVQETRLWEEGSQRTISMRVKEGSSDYRYFPEPDLAPIQVSEQQLATWLGELPELPAQKRHHYENELGLSAYDARVLTEDSSVADYFESAIASGGNPKSAANWITQDIAAYLNKQKLTIAEIALTPAHLADVITRIETGKISNAQAKEKLTDLLSGVSPEKAFAGQELISDPTILEPIIDQVLAENPQQLEKYRSGNTNLKGFFVGQVLKKTGKRAEPKLTNELVEKKLNA from the coding sequence ATGACCACAGCTACACCCGTAAAAACAGAATACGAAGCAATTATCGGTTTAGAAACCCACTGTCAACTCAGTACCAACACCAAAATCTTCTCCAATAGTTCCACCGCATTTGGTGCTGACCCCAATACCAACATCGACCCGGTGTGTATGGGTTTACCCGGAGTTTTACCCGTACTCAACGCTAAAGTCTTAGAATATGCTGTAAAAACTGGTTTAGCGCTAAATTGTCAAATCGCTAGATATAGCAAATTTGACCGTAAACAGTATTTTTATCCTGACTTACCCAAAAACTATCAAATTTCTCAATATGACTTACCCATAGCCGAACACGGTTGGATAGAGATTGAATTAGTAGATGATGCTGGCAACCCCACCCGTAAACGCATCGGTATTACTCGTTTACACATGGAAGAGGATGCAGGAAAACTTGTACACGCAGGGAGCGATCGCCTTTCCGGTTCTAGTTATTCTCTGGTAGACTACAATCGCGCCGGTGTACCATTGGTGGAAATCGTTTCCGAACCTGATTTGCGTTCAGGACAAGAAGCAGCTGAATATGCTCAAGAACTACGCCGGATTGTCCGCTATCTTGGTGTTAGTGATGGCAATATGCAGGAAGGTTCTCTGCGTTGTGATGTGAATATTTCCGTTCGTCCTGTGGGAAGAAAGGAATTTGGGACGAAGGTAGAAATCAAAAATATGAACTCCTTTAGTGCTATCCAAAAAGCGATAGACTATGAGATTGAGCGTCAAATCGCTGCCAATGAATCAGGAGAAAAGATTGTTCAAGAAACACGCTTGTGGGAAGAAGGTTCACAACGCACCATTAGTATGCGAGTGAAAGAAGGTTCTAGCGATTATCGTTATTTCCCAGAACCAGATTTAGCACCAATTCAAGTAAGTGAGCAACAATTAGCAACTTGGTTGGGTGAATTACCAGAACTACCAGCGCAAAAACGCCATCATTATGAAAATGAGTTGGGACTTTCGGCTTATGATGCACGAGTCTTGACAGAAGATAGTTCAGTCGCTGATTATTTTGAAAGTGCGATCGCTTCTGGTGGAAATCCTAAATCTGCGGCTAACTGGATTACCCAAGATATTGCTGCTTACCTCAACAAGCAAAAACTCACCATTGCAGAAATCGCTTTAACTCCTGCTCATCTTGCAGATGTCATCACTCGCATTGAAACTGGTAAAATTAGCAACGCTCAAGCTAAGGAAAAACTCACAGATTTACTGAGTGGTGTTTCTCCAGAAAAAGCTTTTGCTGGTCAAGAGTTAATCAGTGATCCTACTATATTAGAACCAATCATTGATCAAGTTCTCGCTGAAAACCCCCAACAACTAGAAAAGTATCGTAGTGGTAACACTAACCTGAAAGGTTTCTTCGTTGGACAAGTGCTGAAAAAGACTGGTAAACGTGCTGAACCAAAACTTACTAATGAATTGGTGGAAAAGAAACTTAATGCTTAA
- a CDS encoding RNA methyltransferase, which yields MLTSLQNSLVKQIRKLHSAKERHKQQLFLLEGTHLLEEACAVGYPLETVCCTEQWQIAHPQLWDDACNRCDRSEIVSEDVLAAMATTVQPDGVVATAKRSEQLTQVPFSGLVLAVETLQDPGNLGTMIRTAAAAGASGLWLNSDSVDLDNPKVLRASAGQWFRLNMAVSEDLRTIVAQGQEAGMQVVATMPSANLTYWQVDWRKPSLILLGNEGAGLSADLAAMANIQVKIPLSPGVESLNVAIAAALMLYEAQRQKIYT from the coding sequence GTGTTGACAAGTTTACAAAATTCCCTAGTTAAGCAAATTCGTAAGTTGCACTCTGCCAAAGAGAGGCACAAACAGCAACTATTTTTATTGGAAGGGACGCACTTGTTAGAAGAAGCTTGTGCGGTTGGCTACCCGTTAGAGACGGTGTGTTGTACAGAACAATGGCAAATAGCACATCCTCAATTATGGGATGATGCTTGTAATCGTTGCGATCGCTCAGAAATTGTCAGTGAAGACGTTTTAGCGGCCATGGCAACTACTGTACAGCCAGATGGTGTAGTTGCTACAGCCAAACGGAGTGAACAGCTAACCCAAGTTCCTTTTTCTGGGTTGGTTCTAGCTGTGGAAACTCTACAAGATCCAGGTAATTTAGGGACTATGATTCGCACCGCTGCGGCTGCTGGGGCATCGGGTTTGTGGTTGAATAGTGATAGTGTGGATTTAGATAATCCCAAGGTCTTACGTGCCTCTGCGGGGCAGTGGTTTCGCTTAAATATGGCAGTCAGTGAAGATTTAAGGACGATAGTTGCCCAAGGTCAGGAAGCAGGAATGCAGGTAGTTGCTACCATGCCCAGTGCAAATTTAACTTATTGGCAAGTAGATTGGCGTAAACCTAGTTTGATTCTACTGGGAAATGAAGGGGCTGGGTTGTCAGCAGATTTAGCAGCAATGGCGAATATACAAGTGAAAATTCCTCTGAGTCCTGGAGTAGAGTCTTTGAATGTAGCGATCGCCGCAGCTTTAATGTTATATGAAGCCCAGCGGCAAAAGATTTATACTTGA
- a CDS encoding FHA domain-containing protein, giving the protein MQEIQERIVIEHQLIVTGDKGCLTYPLMDRNYTIGKYCRMCIRLSTTSVMVAPHHATLMKLGEMNCFHYQLIKSFSVDDEDKYKLLVNGKPIQTYDLHDGDMIEFAPGVSATYRCFHRVETISEDSYRGFINFWNLD; this is encoded by the coding sequence ATGCAGGAAATTCAGGAAAGAATTGTCATTGAACATCAATTGATTGTCACCGGCGACAAGGGATGTCTAACTTATCCTCTGATGGATCGAAATTACACAATTGGCAAGTATTGTAGAATGTGTATTCGCTTATCTACTACCTCTGTTATGGTTGCTCCTCATCACGCCACATTGATGAAATTAGGGGAGATGAATTGTTTTCACTATCAACTTATCAAATCTTTTTCAGTTGATGATGAAGATAAGTACAAACTTTTAGTTAATGGTAAACCTATTCAAACTTATGATCTACATGATGGAGATATGATCGAATTTGCTCCGGGTGTTTCAGCTACATATCGCTGTTTTCATCGAGTTGAAACTATATCAGAAGATTCTTATCGAGGTTTTATAAATTTCTGGAATTTAGACTAA
- the argJ gene encoding bifunctional ornithine acetyltransferase/N-acetylglutamate synthase — protein MADWQKITGGVTAPRGYRAAGITAGLKPSGLPDLALILSDVDAIAAGVFTTSHVKAACVDYCRQRLHAKHSARAILCNAGQANAATGSQGVKDTLESADLLAKELGISPEAILLASTGVIGQRIKMDILRDGIPKVVAALSETGSDAAAGAIITTDLVKKSIALETTIGDRPVRIGGIAKGSGMIHPNMATMLAFVTCDAAVSSTLWQQMLTRAADRSFNSITVDGDTSTNDSLIALANGQSRTPAITEMGPEAEKLEAMLTAVCQHLAKAIARDGEGATCLVEVQVTGANDEAAARQIAKTIAGSSLVKSAIFGRDPNWGRIAGAAGRAGVPFEQDNLQIKLGDFLLFENGQPLPFDKAAASAYLKQAAAGAYLQEDTVLISVSVGNGHGTGKAWGCDLSYDYVKINAEYTT, from the coding sequence ATGGCAGACTGGCAGAAAATTACTGGTGGAGTCACAGCACCTAGAGGGTATCGAGCTGCGGGAATTACCGCCGGACTAAAACCTTCAGGATTGCCGGACTTAGCGTTAATATTGTCAGATGTGGATGCGATCGCTGCCGGTGTATTCACAACTAGCCACGTCAAAGCTGCTTGTGTAGACTATTGCCGTCAACGCTTGCACGCCAAACATAGCGCTAGAGCTATACTATGCAACGCTGGACAAGCCAACGCCGCCACAGGTAGCCAAGGTGTTAAAGATACTCTAGAAAGCGCTGATTTACTAGCCAAAGAATTGGGTATTTCCCCGGAAGCGATTTTACTAGCTTCTACAGGCGTAATTGGTCAACGGATTAAAATGGACATACTGCGCGATGGTATACCCAAGGTAGTAGCAGCACTTTCAGAAACAGGTTCAGATGCAGCTGCTGGAGCCATTATCACCACCGATTTGGTGAAAAAATCCATAGCCTTAGAAACAACTATAGGCGACCGTCCCGTCAGAATTGGCGGCATTGCTAAAGGTTCTGGTATGATACATCCCAACATGGCCACCATGCTGGCATTTGTTACCTGTGATGCAGCTGTTTCATCCACGCTGTGGCAACAAATGTTAACAAGAGCCGCAGATAGAAGTTTCAATTCTATTACCGTTGATGGTGATACCAGCACCAACGATAGCTTAATTGCTTTAGCCAATGGTCAATCTCGCACCCCAGCAATTACAGAAATGGGACCAGAAGCCGAGAAATTAGAAGCTATGCTAACAGCAGTATGCCAGCATTTAGCCAAAGCGATCGCCCGTGACGGTGAAGGTGCAACTTGCTTAGTAGAAGTACAAGTCACCGGTGCAAACGATGAAGCCGCAGCCAGACAAATCGCCAAAACCATTGCTGGCTCTTCTTTAGTCAAATCTGCAATCTTTGGACGTGATCCCAATTGGGGACGTATCGCCGGCGCAGCTGGACGTGCTGGAGTGCCTTTTGAGCAGGATAATTTGCAAATTAAATTAGGCGATTTCTTACTTTTTGAAAATGGTCAACCTTTACCTTTTGATAAAGCAGCCGCAAGTGCATATTTGAAACAAGCAGCAGCAGGTGCTTATCTGCAAGAAGATACAGTATTAATTTCCGTCAGCGTGGGTAATGGTCATGGCACAGGTAAAGCTTGGGGTTGTGATTTGAGTTACGACTACGTGAAAATTAACGCAGAATATACAACTTAG
- a CDS encoding SDR family oxidoreductase produces the protein MALFSEKVALITGGTSGIGRATAIAFAKEGAKVVVAGRREKEGEETVALIQKVQGEGIFIKTDILVAADIKNLIEQTISTYGRLDFAFNNAGIEEPPGAFLEGTEEEYDRIMDVNVKGVWLSMQYEIAEMLKQGSGVIVNTSSIAGLIGMARVPIYVASKHAVLGLTRAVALEYAKSGIRVNAVNPGAIQTEMMDRFVGTPESETEFRQQLKAAHPVGRLGTDEEVASAVIYLCSPGASFITGQSITMDGGFTAQ, from the coding sequence ATGGCTTTATTTTCTGAGAAGGTTGCACTAATAACTGGTGGTACATCTGGAATTGGCAGAGCTACAGCGATCGCATTTGCCAAAGAAGGAGCAAAAGTAGTCGTTGCCGGTAGACGGGAAAAAGAAGGGGAAGAAACAGTTGCCTTAATTCAAAAAGTCCAAGGAGAAGGCATCTTTATCAAAACCGATATCTTAGTAGCAGCAGACATCAAAAACTTGATAGAACAGACTATATCAACCTATGGTCGTTTAGATTTTGCCTTCAACAATGCTGGCATCGAAGAACCTCCTGGAGCTTTCCTTGAAGGTACTGAAGAAGAATATGATCGCATCATGGATGTCAACGTCAAAGGTGTGTGGCTATCCATGCAATACGAAATAGCTGAAATGCTTAAACAAGGTAGCGGCGTAATTGTCAATACTTCCTCAATTGCCGGATTAATTGGAATGGCAAGAGTACCAATCTATGTTGCCAGTAAACACGCTGTACTTGGTTTAACTCGTGCTGTAGCTTTAGAGTATGCCAAATCTGGAATTCGGGTCAACGCTGTTAACCCTGGTGCTATTCAAACGGAAATGATGGATCGTTTCGTTGGTACTCCTGAATCAGAAACAGAATTTCGTCAACAGTTAAAAGCCGCCCATCCTGTTGGTCGCTTGGGTACTGATGAAGAAGTGGCAAGTGCAGTCATTTATCTTTGCTCC